CAGGAACAACAAGTCCCAAACCAGGTCCCCAGTTATGACCACCACGTCCCAAGTCAGGACCCACAAGTCCCAATTTAAGCCCCAAGTCAGGACCAACAAGTCTCAGATTAGGATCAACAAGTATTTTGTCAGTTCATGAATCAGGAAAATAAGTCTCAAACCAAGTCCCAAGTCAAGAGCAACAAGCTCCAAACCAAGTCCCAAGTTAAGACCAACAAGTCCCAAGTATGGACAGACAAGTCCCGAACCAAGTCCCAAGTTAAAACCAACAAGTCCCAAGCCAAGTCCCAAGTCAGGACCAACATGTGTCAGGTTAGTCAACAAGTCCTTCGTCAGgtcatgaataaagaaaaacaagtacAAACATTTATGATCCTGTCCTACATGTACAGGCCCAGACTCAAGGTCTGCTGGAAATATTTAGTCTTGATCCGGTTTGGAGCCTTCAGGGTCTGAAGCTGAGCTGCTCTTAATGAAAGACCCCGACTACAGCCTCCACTTCCTGTCTGACTAGAGCCTCCACATCCTGTTTGACAAGAGCCTCCACGTCCTGTTTGACTAGAGCCTCCACGTCCTGTCTGACTAGAGCCTCCACTTCCTGTCTGACTAAAGCTTCCATGTCCTGTCTGACTAGAGCCTCCACTTCCTCTCTGACTGCTGCTGCATACAACCAGGATCTGGATGTCTTTGGACACCAGGTCAGGGCAAAACAAGTTCCGAGACAAGTCCCAGGTCAGGGCAAAACAAATCCCAAGTCAGGCCCAGACAAGTCATGGGTCAAACCAAGAAGTACCATTACAGAACCAACAAGTAACAAGTCAGGATGAACAAGTACCAAATCAGAACCAAGAACTATCAAGTCAGGAACAAagtcaaaaaagtaaaaagtaagGCCCAACAAGACCCAAATCAGAAGCATTAAGACCTGATTCAGGTCTTGAGTCAAGATTAATAGTTTTCAAATCAAGAACAAGTCCCAAGTTAGGACCAACAAGTCTTTGGTCAGGTTCCAAGTCAGGACCAAAAAGTCCCAATTCTAGTGCTAAAAAACTCGTACCAACTAGTCCAGAACCAACAAGCAACAAGTCCAGCAAGCATAAATTCAGGTCCAACAAGTCTCGAGTCAAGACAAGCAAGTACCGAGTCCGAGCTAAGTAGTAAAAGATCAGAAGTGACTCGTTGAACACCAGGTCCTTCAGGTCTCTACATAAACTTCTGATAGTTTTCTGCAGAATTTTTGATCAGTAAAGCATTTATTTTCTCCATTAGTCGAGTCGCTCTGGTGTCGAGTTCATCCGAGTCTCGAGCTGAAAGGAAGAAACAAAAGAGAGCAAAGTTTGtgacttttcaggtttttctgtTGACTCAGTTTGTGTTGATtctgcagaacaaacagaacaaacagaacaaacgGCAGCAGACATTCTTCTGCTGATCCGTCGCTGCTTCAGGCGTCTCATAAACTCAAAGTCCTCTAAAGTCCTCcagactcctcctcctcccagccAAAGGTCCGAAGACAACCAGAAGACAATGGACGCCgacaagaagcagcagaaaagcTCCCGGGAAGTTTACTTCAGTGTCCTGCCGGATAAATACGAACCTCTGGAGGAGGACgatgaggaggacgaggagaggaagaggaggaaggaggagaagaaggagaggaggaagaagaagcacAAGAAGTACAGGAAGGTAAGACCAGAAAACACTGATATTTAACTGGACGATCAATAATCAATACCCTCAATCATCTACAACAGTCTACGGACCAACGAATAACGTTTAAAATCATTGAAAATAATTattcagaaaaagaagaacagaaatCATCTAAACGTGactggaaaaattaaaaatagcaaaaaattaatgaaaatgatccaaataaataactgaaaacaaGGACAAATATAATTAAATGAAAGTTAATGAAACACTAGGAGTTatttagcaaaataaaaataagcaataagtaaaataaatgctggttaaaatcaaataaaaacacaaataataaaaaaaagaaagtgaaatgcGTAATTAGAAAATGCGTaatcaaatgtaaaatgtgcaaacagCAAATTAAACGTTGAATTaataaagctaaaaaataagttaatgttaaaatagagcaaataaaataatgaaaacgctaaatgtcagaaaaagtaaaatgaaaataagaaatttgtaattaaaaatgtgtgaaaaacatacacagtaaaatgaaagattaaatgaaacaatacaataaacagcagctcaataaataaatacatgaaaaaatatttagcatttatttacctaaaaacaaatcaaatttagtttaaagtaaAACGGACACAAGATAACAACAAGatattaaatgcaataaaatacaaaaaaacgaCTAATTCtcacattaaaacattaaagcaacaaataaaaaaatgaagtaaaagtgATTAAACGTGAAGCAGAAAGaagatttaaagtgaaataaagagaaattcagtttaaaataaacattaaacgTGTTTCAGAGGTTAAAGTCTTTGGTTGGATCAGGACATTTAGATTCTTCCTGCTGTTAAAAATTAACCGAGAGTTTAACCTTCGGCTGAtgagattgaaaacaaacaaacagaaaagttcTGATCGACTCCACAGGAAGAAGATTCCACCAAATTAAAACCTTCAaatagaaacaagaaaaacaagaaaaacagcagaaagcaTTCAGGAATTTATCTGTGAAATATTACAGCTTTATTCTGAAAATACCACGAATTTATTagagaaatgctgcaactttacttggaaaatatatatgaatTTATAGCAGCTTTATTCTGAAAAGACTTTCACCGTGTTCCTGCAGGACaacaattttattttgaaagtattcatgacttttattCTGAGAAGATTTACATCTTTTTTCTTGAAATATTGCAACTTTAAAGTAaatttttgtgactttatttgtgaaatatcacaactttattttgaaaacactgtGACATCATtggtgaaataataataataataataataataataataattttgaaaTTTTCATCATGATATAAACATATAATAATTTATTCTGAAagtattcatgactttttgcGAACTATCACaactttattgtgaaaatactgacttgaaatgATAGAGCACTTTAATTTTGAAGCTTTATTCTGAAATTATTCGTAACTTTATTGGTGAAATAGTTAatgttattttgaaaatatctaTGAAATAAATTGATAACTTTATTCTGAAAGTACTTAATGCTTTATTTGTGAAGTACAACGCCTTTATTTTGGAAATACTGTGACTTCATGAAAATTTAcagccttattttgaaatattggATCTTTATTCTGAAAgtatttctgacttttttgaAATGTTGCGACTTTGAACTGAAATTTTGTGACTTTATTTGTGATATATCACAACTTTGTTTTGAAAAACTGTGACATCGTtggtgaaataataataataagagtCCGAAAATATTCATCActgtataaaaatataataacttTATTCTGAGAATATTCGGActttatatgtaaaatataaattttattttgaaaatactgTCAGGTTTTGAAGTGTTACAGCTTTATTTTGAATTATTGCAATTTTAGTAGGAAAATATTCTTGACTTCATTCTTGAAGATTAAcaattttattctgaaaagacTTTTGCTGTGTTCCTTCAATACTAgaactttattctgaaaatatttatgattttattctgaaaatctgaaaacCTTGAACTGAATTCATCCAGTTAGTCTTTTGTTCTGAAAGTAATCATGCCTTTGTTGGTGTATTACTGCAGTTTTAATCAGTGGGTTGATGGGTTTATTGTGAAAGGGTTCCtgtttgttcttcttctgtggtagAATGTGAGGAAGGCTCTGGGCTTCAGCTGGAggtgtttcctgttttattgtgaaagtctgTTCTTCTTCTATGGTAGAATGTGAGGAAGGCTCTGGGCTTCAGCTGGAGGTGTTTCGTGGTCGGTCTCCAGGTGATGGGAACCAGCTTCAACGCATGGTCCATGGCGGTCGTGATTCCCGCGACGACAGAGGAGCGATGGCCCAGAAGGGAAATATGATGGGATGGAAGATGACTTGTGTTTACATCcactttgtttctttgtttacttactttattctgcatttatGCTGAAAGTTTCAAACTGTTTACCTGGTACTTCCTGTTTCTACTGttcaataaaataacaacagacTGCTTCCATGTTTGAGTCCTTATGTCCTTATATGGTCAGAGAGGCGGGGTCAAACTGTCCCAATATGGTCAGGGGCGGCAGTCCTTAAAAGGTTGAAGGGGCAGAGTCAGACCACTCTTTATAAGATAAAGGGGTGGAGTCAAAGCAGTCCTTATAAGGTTAAAGGGGCAGAGTCTGAGGCTCcagtctgacagcagctcctccaggacACCAGTTGGACTCTCAGTGTTGGACTCTCAGTGCCGGACTCTAAGATGTCTCCTCTGCAGCTGTCCGTCTACTGGCGTCTCGccctcatcttcctcttctcgtccttcctcttcttcctcgaCATTCTGTCCGACGCCGTCGCCACTGACACGTGTCTCCACGACAACAGCAGCATCGTGGACCCGGAGAACAACCAATCAGGATCCAGGGACAGATTTCGGAGGACGGAGAGCGGGAACCGAGACGTGAGTCCAGATTACTGCGTTTCCACGGCAACCACTATGTTTATGTACTACAAATACATGTTATACTGGGCTGTAGTGTAATTTTAGATGAGAAGTTACGATCAGAATAAAGTGCTGCAGTCATGCTGAGTCTTTCATCACCTAAATAATAaaacttaaataataaaaataatcagcagcagtaaaaaaaaacacgtggctccaaataaaaacctggcatcaaaataaaacgtggctccaaataaaaacctggcttAAAAATAAACGTGGCtccaaataaaaacctggcttcaaaataaacctggctccaaataaaaacctggcttcaaaataaacctggctccaaataaaaacctggcttCAAAATAAACCTGGCTCCAAATAAAAACGTGGCTCCAGATAAAAACGTGGCAGCACACTGTTAATGTTTTAGCCAGACGCTGTCAATGAATTCTTTCTGTCAGCTCTGAGTGAAACATTAATGATCCAGTCAACTGTTACATCCACAGGATAGCCATACTGTTACCCTAGCTTAGCATAGACACTGGGAACAGAGGACAACTGTTAGCCTACCTCAGCATGCACACTGGGAACAGAGGataactgttagcctagcttagcatagatACTGGGAACAGAGGacaactgttagcctagcttagcatgcACACTAGGAACACAGGACAACTGATAGATTAGCTTACCATGCACATGGGGAATAGAGTACAACTGTTAGCCTAGCATAGCATGCACACTGGGAACATAAGCTAACTGTTAGCCTAGATTAGCCTGCACACAGGGAACAGAGGAAAACTGTTAGCCGAGTTTAACATGCACACGAGAAACAGAAACCAACTGTTACTCTAGCTTAGAATACACACTGGGAACAGAGGacaactgttagcctagcttagcatgcACATTGGCAACAGAGGccaactgttagcctagcttagcatagcatGCACACTGGGAACAGAGGacaactgttagcctagcttagcatagacAGTGGCAGGGAGGAACTGTTaacctagcttagcacaaacatgaacagcacagggaaactgttagcctagcttagcacaaacactTGCATCAGAGAGGAACTGGTAGCCTAGCTTTGCATGAATACACAAAAGTAAAGAAAACTTTTAGCCTAGCATAGCACAAACACTAGTaacagagggaaactgttagcctagcttagcacaaatattggaaacagagaaaaactgttAGCCTAAATTTCCCTccggattaataaagtatccatctatctatctacaaaTATTGGCAccagagggaaactgttagcctagcttagcacaaacactgggAGCAGATGGAATCTTTTAGCCTATATAAGCATAAGCACCAGGAGGAgggggaaactgttagcctagcttagcacaaataCTAGGAGCacagggaaactgttagcctagcttagcactagtactgactgtgtgtgtgtgtgtgtgtgtgtgtgtgtgtgtgtgtgtgtgtgtgtgtgtctatatgtttatttgtgtgtttacatatgtgtgtccatgtgtataaatgtgtgtgtctatgtgtctatgtgtgtgtctatgtgtgtgtataaatgtgtgtgtctatgtgtctatgtgtgtgtataaatgtgtgtgtcagtcaGTGTGTGGGTGGACAGATGTGTTGTCCTATGGTCAGACTCTCTACATGTCCGGTCTGCTGCTGGGATCTCTGGTGGGCGGAGCCATTTCTGACCGGTAtggcacaaacacaaacattcagcATCGCGGTTGTGATGACAGACGCTCACctggttaccatggttacagTGCTCTCTGTGCAGGTACGGCTCCCGTCCGACACTGctggtgtttgtgtgcttgCACATCGTGTGCAGCCTCGTGCCTGCCGTCCTTCCTCAGCCACTCGTCTTCCTCGCCGTCCGCTGCCTGGCTGGAGTCTGCAACAGCATCATCAACGTCAGCAGCTTCTGCCTCggtaacacacaaacacacctggaaACACCTGTAGACACACGTGGAAACACATCTGTAAACACCTGCAGACACATGTGGAAACACATCTGTAAACACACCCGTAAACACACCTATACCTGTAAACACATCTGTAAACACACCTGTACCTGTAAACACACCTATACCTGTAGACACATTCAGTTCACCAtacaatgacaaagaaaagtaGAAGTACATTTCCAGGGATCATTGTTTTCCTCAAACTTGAACTGTGGGGATCTTCTGGAGTTCTTCCCTCTATGGACTGAAATGTTCCCCACCAGTCTGGAGCTGAGCTGTTTGTCTGCTGCAGAGCTGTTTATTGGACTCACATGGCTGATAATCAGATAAAGTCCTGATGAGGGCCGACAGCTTCCAGCGGCGCTCCAACCTCTGACCTGCTCAGTCTGAGGAGGAAGTTAATCACTGGAAATGAGCCGTCAGGTTGGAAGGCAGTCCACTCTGGAGCTCAGCAGTTTAGATTTACTACATTTAGATCCACTAGTTCAGTTAGTTAGTTGTTCTGGTTCACCCTGAGATCTTCACGCTGCTTCTCAAAATGTCTTCAACATCATCACACtccctcctccatgcttcactgtcaggaccatccatccactgtggtagtcctggtcaggttctcaccaaacatctggactccatctgagctgTTTTAGAACCCCAGTACCAAGTTCTGAtcagtgctactatgactcctcctagacctactgattagtggtactatgactccttctagacctactgattagtggtactatgactccttctagacctactgattagtggtactatgactcctcctagacctactgattagtggtactatgactcctcctagacctcctgattagtgctactatgactcctcctagacctcctgattagtgctactatgactccttcatgatgttattaaatgtttttttaaacttcctgTGCCTCAGCGGTGGAGTGGACTCTTCCCTCAGCTCGTCTCTGGCCTTCGGCCTTCCTGCCGTTCTGTTTCAGTCTGGGGACGATGGGCGGAGCTCTGCTGGCCTGGCTCAGCCCCACCTGGAAGCAGCTTCACCTGTCGCTGGCCATTCCACAGCTCATCTGCCTGCCACTCTACCTGTAGGCAGCTCACCTGttcacctgtccacctgtctgtgtCCTCCAGTCCTCTCTGGGACAATAGAAAGATGACCTGGTGTTCTCTGTCTTTAAAGGTCCATCCCAGAGTCCCCTCgctggctgctgctcaggagGAGGAAGGACGTTCTGGAGCGTTACCGTAGCAACAGCACCAGAGACCAACGGTGTCTGGACCAGGTGAGCAATCAGAGCCACAGCATCACGTACAAAACGTTCACACAGACAAAGAACTTCCATCAAACAAAGATGAAAActagaaaataagaaaaatatgaccTGGAGAGTTGACATGAAACAAACTCTTCATGTCTTTAAAGCTAATCGCTACTTTTAGCTAACCTTTAGGTCACGTTAATCCACTTTTTTCAGCTAATGCTAGTTTTAGCTGTTACCTTAAGCTAACTTGATCTACTTTTAGCTAACCAAAAAATACTTTgagtatttatttaaactatGATTAAGTACTTAATCCATTGCATTACTTTTCACTAACTTGTACTTTTAACTAatcattacttttagctaatcaACATTTTTAGCTAATCATTACTGTTAGCGAGCTCATATGTTTAGCTAGTCATTTACTTTTAGCCAATCATTATTTTTAGCTAGCTCATATTTTTAGCTAATCATTATTTTTAGCTGatcattacttttagctaactgaTACTTTTATCTAATCATTACTTTTCGCTAATCATTATTGTTAGCTAGCTCATAAGTTTAGCTAATCATTTAGTTTTAGCCAATCATTATTTTTAGCTTGCTAATATTTTTAGCTAATCATTACTTATACTCAACCATTACTTTTAGATAATTATTACTTTCAGCTAATTGATACTTTAAGCTAATCATTACCTCTAGTCAaccattacttttagctaacttaTATTTTTAGTCAatcattacttttagctaatcaATACTTTTAGCTAACTCGTACATTTAGCTAATCATTATTTTTAGCTAATCATTACTTTTAGATAGCTCATACTTTTAGCAAATCGTTACTTTTATCTaattattacttttagctaatcaTTACTGTTAGCTAGCTCACAAGTTTAGCTAATCGTTACTTCTAGTCAACCATTACTTTTAGCGAAtgattacttttagctaactcaAACTTTTAGCAAACATTGTCTTTAGTAATCTCTTTCTTTAGGCAAAGCACTACTTTCAGCTAAAATTGACTGTTAATGAACCATTTTTTCTAATATATACTAGCTAACTTTAAGCTACTCATTTAGGctaactttttattttagcGACGACTGAGTGTTGGCGAACCATTTAATCCATTCTTAGCAAACTAATGTGTTTAGACAAATTCTACTTTTAGCTAATCACTTTAAGCTAACTTTATATTTTAGCTAAGACTGACTGCTAGCGAACCAtttaatccattatttttaGCTAACCCTAATGATTTTTAGCTAACCCTAATTCTACATTTAGCTAACCATTTTAAGCTAACAGTTATTTCTTGCTAAATATTTAATCGATTacttttacaaaatgttttcatCTGCAGCTGCTCGACTCGGCCTGTTCTGACCTGAAGAAGGCTCAGAAGGAAGAGCCTGTCACAGACCACACCCCCGGTGACATCATCATCCACCTGAGACACCCTACTGTCCTGCTACGGCTAATCATCATGAGCTACCTCAGGCAAATGCAGAACACCAAATGCTAATACTCGTACTGCTAATACAGCTAATACTGCTAATGCTGTCTCTACTGCCATTCTAGTATTTCCAATACTAGAATACTGAGTTTATTTATGAGACACATTTACTCAggtaaacaaaaatgagaaaaataaatgaataatttgaTTTTCTTGTTGTTCCATCCTCCAGTGTAGCATCGGCGCTAACCTACTATGGGATTTGCATGAACATTGGCTCGTTTGGCGTCGGCATTTACTCTGCCCAGTTTTTCTCCGGCCTATCAGAAGCTCCCTGCCTGCTCATCCCATTGGTTCGCCTGGGACGTCGGCCAATCAGCATGCTCACTCTGTTCCTGAGCGGCGCCGCATGCTTCCTGTCGCTGCTGCTGTCCAGATATAACAGTGAGCCATGGAAGTTTGCTAGCATTAGCAACGAACATGCAAGCATGCTAATTTTTTAACCAATTTTTTAGCATTACCATTTTATACACTTTTAATTGAATCAACAGTCACTCCAAAAtattaatgctacatttatatttataaagattaacatgctaacattacCCCATATTAAAGAGAATGCTAGCTCACTAAAACTGTGATATCATGCTAATTATTTTACCACTTTTTAGCATTGGCATGCTCACGTTGCACCatattaaataaaatgctgATTCACTAAAACTGTAATATCATGCCAATTATTTTACCAATTTTTTTAGCATTAGCATTCTATAAACTTTTAAttgcatcagcagtaatgctaAAAATAATCCTAAGTTTATGTTTACAAAGATTAACATGCTGACATTAcaccaaattaaataaaatgctaGATGCTAAAATTGCAGCATCATGCTAATTATTTTACCAAAATAGTCACCAgtttatacactcaacaaaaatataaacacaacactcttttgtttttgctcccattttttatgagatgaactcaaacatctaaaactttttccacatacacaatatcaccatttctctcaaatattgttcacaaatctgtctaaatgtgtgatagtagcacttctcctttgctgagataatccatcccacctcacaggtgtgccatatcaagatgctgattagacaccatgattagtgcacaggtgtgccttagactgcccacaataaaaggccactctgaaaggtacACTTTTGTTTCATTGGGGGGGTCCACTCTTCTTCaacggctgtgtgaagttgctggatattggcgggaactggatTTTAGTGTACTAAAATCATTTTAACAAGATAACCAGAAATGctaaaacaaattacaaatgtttttaaatactaaaaaaatgCATGCTAACATTATACACATAGTatactataaatattaaaatattatctTAAGACAGGTTAATTATTTTACCTATTAGTAGCATTAGCATACACTAAGTACTACATACTATCTGAAGTTAGCATGCTAAACACATTTGTCAATGTTACTGTAATGCCAAAATAATAAtcacaaattattattatagatAATGTTCAAGTATTGGCATGCTAACATCAGacacatatttatttataaatatcaAACTGTTGTCATGCTAAAACagcattagcatgctaacattac
This portion of the Acanthochromis polyacanthus isolate Apoly-LR-REF ecotype Palm Island chromosome 22, KAUST_Apoly_ChrSc, whole genome shotgun sequence genome encodes:
- the LOC110970746 gene encoding solute carrier family 22 member 13-like is translated as MSPLQLSVYWRLALIFLFSSFLFFLDILSDAVATDTCLHDNSSIVDPENNQSGSRDRFRRTESGNRDSVCGWTDVLSYGQTLYMSGLLLGSLVGGAISDRYGSRPTLLVFVCLHIVCSLVPAVLPQPLVFLAVRCLAGVCNSIINVSSFCLAVEWTLPSARLWPSAFLPFCFSLGTMGGALLAWLSPTWKQLHLSLAIPQLICLPLYLSIPESPRWLLLRRRKDVLERYRSNSTRDQRCLDQLLDSACSDLKKAQKEEPVTDHTPGDIIIHLRHPTVLLRLIIMSYLSVASALTYYGICMNIGSFGVGIYSAQFFSGLSEAPCLLIPLVRLGRRPISMLTLFLSGAACFLSLLLSRYNSEPVLVMSLALMGKLCILATSSISILYCIELFPTVVRQRCVSLVNLSFRLGSLVNTLVPPSSNGAISLAAMLVYSGGPIIGSGLCLMLPETSDIPLPDSVEDCDRQPRPRPPGLDAHWWTRKLWSSRTTKPENLPAEKDTLKQLTGLI